From Staphylococcus delphini, one genomic window encodes:
- a CDS encoding type II CAAX prenyl endopeptidase Rce1 family protein encodes MNRTRISGFQWALTIFVFFILSYATPIILQDFQKASGFKSFVFSLNSLGPFIAAVLCILIFKNKKEQVAGLKLTINLKVIERLLIAFTLPLVIFMIGMYSFNTYADSFILLQSKDLSETIWTILIGHLLMAFFIEFGFRSYLLNMVETKLPHFFSNIVVSVLYLVWDVNTAFGMPYTMYSAIYVFAFSMIAGELVRGTGGRSIYVATLFHASMTFAKVFFFSEEIGDVFSIKVLAYSTASVATVVVVLGLIMRIFSPRKKGEDDDTPILMDTTTEDEKEETEQKVETTPTKEEK; translated from the coding sequence ATGAATCGAACGCGTATCTCTGGCTTTCAGTGGGCATTGACGATTTTTGTGTTTTTTATCTTATCCTATGCAACGCCTATCATATTACAGGATTTTCAAAAAGCGTCGGGATTCAAATCATTTGTATTTTCTTTAAATTCATTGGGCCCATTTATCGCAGCAGTATTATGTATATTAATATTTAAAAATAAAAAAGAACAAGTCGCTGGTTTAAAACTTACAATCAATTTAAAAGTGATTGAGCGATTGTTGATTGCATTTACGTTACCACTCGTTATATTTATGATTGGCATGTATAGTTTCAACACATATGCCGACAGTTTTATTTTATTACAGTCTAAAGATTTATCTGAAACGATTTGGACGATTTTAATAGGTCATCTTCTCATGGCTTTTTTTATTGAATTTGGCTTTCGTTCTTATCTTTTGAACATGGTTGAAACTAAATTACCGCACTTTTTCTCAAATATTGTCGTGAGTGTGTTGTATTTAGTTTGGGATGTCAATACAGCTTTTGGTATGCCTTACACGATGTACAGCGCTATTTATGTTTTTGCATTTTCGATGATTGCTGGTGAACTCGTGCGTGGTACAGGCGGACGTTCGATATACGTGGCAACATTGTTTCATGCAAGTATGACGTTCGCAAAGGTGTTTTTTTTCAGTGAAGAAATTGGGGATGTTTTCTCCATAAAAGTATTGGCTTATTCAACAGCAAGTGTCGCAACGGTAGTGGTTGTATTAGGACTCATCATGCGCATATTCTCTCCTCGCAAAAAAGGGGAAGACGATGATACACCCATCTTAATGGATACGACGACAGAAGATGAAAAAGAAGAAACTGAGCAAAAAGTTGAAACAACACCAACAAAAGAAGAAAAATAG